Proteins from a genomic interval of Arvicola amphibius chromosome 14, mArvAmp1.2, whole genome shotgun sequence:
- the LOC119801503 gene encoding late cornified envelope protein 3D-like: MSYQQNQKQCQPPPKCPSPKCPPKSTAQCLPAASSCCATSSGGCSVPSSEGGCILSHHRRRSHRCRHRSSSSCGRGSSCDRGSGQQSGGSGCGHSSGGCC, encoded by the coding sequence ATGTCCTACCAGCAGAACCAGAAGCAGTGCCAGCCTCCTCCCAAGTGCCCGTCCCCGAAGTGCCCCCCAAAGAGCACAGCACAGTGTCTGCCTGCAGCCTCCTCCTGCTGTGCTACAAGCTCTGGGGGCTGCAGTGTCCCCAGCTCTGAGGGAGGCTGCATCCTGAGCCACCATAGGCGCAGGTCTCACAGGTGCAGGCACAGAAGCTCCAGTTCCTGTGGCCGTGGCAGTTCCTGTGACCGTGGCAGTGGTCAGCAGTCTGGGGGCTCAGGCTGTGGCCACAGCTCTGGGGGCTGCTGCTGA
- the LOC119801502 gene encoding late cornified envelope protein 3D-like — protein sequence MSYQQNQKQCQPPPKCPSPKCPPKSTAQCLPAASSCCATSSGGCSVPSSEGGCILSHHRRRSHRCRRRSSSSCGRGSSCDRSSSCDRASGQQSGGSGCGHSSGGCC from the coding sequence ATGTCCTACCAGCAGAACCAGAAGCAGTGCCAGCCTCCTCCCAAGTGCCCCTCCCCCAAGTGCCCCCCAAAGAGCACAGCACAGTGTCTGCCTGCAGCCTCCTCCTGCTGTGCTACAAGCTCTGGGGGCTGCAGTGTCCCCAGCTCTGAGGGAGGCTGCATCCTGAGCCACCACAGGCGCAGGTCCCACAGGTGCAGGCGCAGGAGCTCCAGTTCCTGTGGCCGTGGCAGTTCTTGTGACCGTAGCAGTTCCTGTGACCGTGCTAGTGGTCAGCAGTCTGGGGGCTCAGGCTGTGGCCACAGCTCTGGGGGCTGCTGCTGA
- the LOC119800616 gene encoding late cornified envelope protein 1C-like, translating into MSCQQSQQQCPPPPPKCKTPKCPPASSCCGSSSSGCCSSGGGSCCSSHHKPRFSLRRRRHSSGCCSSGGSSCCGSSCGSSGGSSCCGSSCGSSGGGSSCGSSGGGSSCGSSGGKSCCGSSSGGGGSSSSGSGGSSCCSSSCGSSGGSSSCGSSGGSSGGS; encoded by the coding sequence ATGTCCTGCCAGCAGAGCCAGCAACAgtgcccacctcctcctcctaagTGCAAGACGCCCAAGTGTCCCCCTGCTTCTTCCTGCTGTGGCTCCAGCTCATCGGGCTGCTGCAGCTCTGGGGGTGGCAGCTGCTGCTCTAGCCACCACAAGCCCCGATTCTCTCTCCGTCGCCGACGTCACAGCTCTGGATGCTgtagcagtggtggcagcagctgCTGTGGCAGTAGCTGTGGCAGCAGCGGTGGCAGCAGCTGCTGTGGCAGTAGCTGTGGCAGCAGCGGTGGCGGCAGCAGCTGTGGCAGCAGCGGTGGCGGCAGCAGCTGTGGCAGCAGCGGTGGAAAAAGCTGCTGTGGCAGCAGCAGTGGCggcggtggcagcagcagcagtggcagcggcggcagcagctGCTGTAGCAGTAGCTGTGGTAgtagtggtggcagcagcagctgtggcagcagtggtggcagcagcggtggcagc